GCCGAGCACCTGCTCTCCGCCGACCTGCCCGACTTCGACGACGACTCCCGGCCCTGAGAACCGGCCCCGGAGTGGGGTCACCGGCGGACGTCGGCAGCTGACGGCGCGGCCCGGGGCGACCGACGCCCGGGGGACGACGTCGCGGATCTCCCGGCGAACGCGCGACCACCGGACCCAGGACGGCCCGGTGAGCAGGACCGCCACGCGCCGGCCGCGCCGTGAACCCGGTGCTCGCCGTACGCCCGCCGTGGCGGTCCGCCGGGCCGGCGGGCGCCGACCGCCCGCATGGGGCCCGGCGGAACAGAGTTGTGGGTCCCGACCGCCTCGGTCGGGACCCACAGGTCGAACCCGCCTCAGTGCTCGAAGGCGTCCTTGACGTGCTCGCCGGCCTGCTTGAGGTCTCCCTTGGTCCGCTCGGCCCTGCCCTCGGCCTCCAGACGCTCGTTGCCGACCGCCCTGCCCACGTGCTCCTTCACCGCGCCCTTGAGCTTGTCGGCCGCGTTGTCGATCTTGTCGCCCGCACCCATCGCGTTTCTCCTCGCCGTCGCCGCGCCACTGTCCTGACGGCCGGCGCCTGCCCTCCCCCATCAGGAAGATTCCTACGAATATCTGGTCCGGCCCGGGGCAGCCGCCTTTCCGACACTGACTGTGGAGGT
The sequence above is drawn from the Kitasatospora sp. NBC_00315 genome and encodes:
- a CDS encoding CsbD family protein — its product is MGAGDKIDNAADKLKGAVKEHVGRAVGNERLEAEGRAERTKGDLKQAGEHVKDAFEH